From one Brachypodium distachyon strain Bd21 chromosome 4, Brachypodium_distachyon_v3.0, whole genome shotgun sequence genomic stretch:
- the LOC106866898 gene encoding protein ALTERED XYLOGLUCAN 4-like: protein MGASTPRPHSSSRQTLPRLTKKILTFAVYALVPLALLHYLISSLPIADPSHSPLAPHGGNKEQQAGARKQMLKVAPAAARPRCDYSDGEWVRDAAGPRYNGSSCGGTIKDGQNCMAHGRPDKGYLYWRWRPRGHGCALPPFSPGEFLELVRGRHVAFVGDSLARNQCESLVCLLGSEFPAELVLGAGGEGEEERKFRRWEFRSHNATVSVFWSPFLVNGTEKSSAPGGVDHNRLYLDQPDERWAAELPGMDVVVLSIGHWFLHPAMYYERGAVIGCHHCPEPIHPETGFFGVFRLAVKNALREIIARASSSAGRREKKLAVVATFSPAHFDGEWDSPDACARSEPYAPGEKEMRYMDRELWRTEVEEAAAAADEARVRGSAVTVEALQVTKLADMRADGHPGPYMHAGGGGGGGDRVANDCVHWCLPGPIDTWNEILLRMVKRWRQGPP, encoded by the exons ATGGGCGCCTCCACTCCTCGCCCCCATTCCAGCTCCCGGCAGACGCTTCCACGCCTCACCAAGAAGATCCTCACCTTCGCGGTCTACGCCCTCGTCCCACTCGCCCTCCTCCACTACTTAATCTCCTCTCTTCCCATCGCCGACCCTTCCCATTCCCCCTTGGCTCCCCACG GGGGTAATAAGGAGCAGCAGGCCGGGGCAAGAAAGCAGATGCTGAAGgtggctccggcggcggcgcggccgcggtGCGACTACTCGGATGGGGAATGGGTGCGGGACGCGGCGGGGCCGCGGTACAACGGGTCGAGCTGCGGCGGGACGATCAAGGACGGGCAGAACTGCATGGCGCACGGCCGGCCGGACAAGGGTTACCTGTactggcggtggcggccgcgCGGACACGGGTGCGCGCTCCCGCCCTTCTCGCCGGGGGAGTTCCTGGAGCTCGTGCGCGGCCGCCACGTGGCTTTCGTGGGCGACTCGCTGGCGCGGAACCAGTGCGAGTCGCTGGTGTGCCTCCTGGGCTCCGAGTTCCCCGCCGAgctcgtcctcggcgccgggggcgagggcgaggaggagcgcaAGTTCCGGCGGTGGGAGTTCCGGTCGCACAACGCGACGGTGTCCGTGTTCTGGTCGCCGTTCCTGGTCAACGGCACGGAGAAGTCGTCTGCGCCGGGCGGGGTCGACCACAACAGGCTCTACCTGGACCAGCCGGACGAGCGCTGGGCGGCGGAGCTCCCGGGGATGGACGTGGTGGTGCTCTCCATCGGGCACTGGTTCCTGCACCCGGCCATGTACTACGAGCGCGGCGCCGTGATCGGGTGCCACCACTGCCCGGAGCCCATCCACCCGGAGACGGGCTTCTTCGGCGTGTTCCGCCTCGCCGTCAAGAACGCGCTCCGCGAGATCATCGCCCGCGCCAGCTCCAGCGCCGGGCGTcgggagaagaagctggcCGTGGTGGCGACGTTCTCGCCGGCGCACTTCGACGGGGAGTGGGACAGCCCCGACGCGTGCGCGCGGTCGGAGCCGTACGCGCCGGGGGAGAAGGAGATGCGGTACATGGACCGGGAGCTGTGGCGGACGGAGGtcgaggaggccgccgcggcagccgacGAGGCCAGGGTGCGCGGGTCCGCCGTGACGGTGGAGGCGCTCCAGGTGACGAAGCTGGCGGACATGCGCGCCGACGGGCACCCTGGCCCGTACAtgcacgccggcggcggcggcggcggcggcgaccgagTGGCCAACGACTGCGTGCACTGGTGCCTCCCTGGTCCCATCGACACGTGGAACGAGATCTTGCTGCGGATGGTCAAGCGGTGGAGGCAGGGTCCTCCGTAG
- the LOC100844622 gene encoding uncharacterized protein LOC100844622 — protein sequence MAQGTAPSAGGGGGVFSTSAAVATTPPGTPRGPQPSPAAAAAPSGHYAVELYFDPALENQVLKAWNALARRQLSSRLIDTASRPHLPLLHLPAAALPDPLRLAPCLRALASRLDPLPLALSSLASPPSSLDAGVLFLSPTPSAALLGLHAQLCELLRKDAGLEVPDGFRPDNWVPRCAVAIDVPRGRMAEAFCVLRDLKLLPVSGYGMDIALVEVAPVVREVVSYPLGGSGGAGAD from the coding sequence ATGGCGCAAGGCACCGCGCCCtcagcgggcggcggcggcggcgttttCTCCACCTCCGCAGCGGTCGCGACGACTCCCCCGGGCACCCCTCGCGGGCCCcagccgtcgccggcggcggcggcggccccttcCGGCCACTACGCGGTCGAGCTCTACTTCGACCCCGCGCTGGAGAACCAGGTGCTCAAGGCGTGGAACGCGCTGGCTCGGCGGCAGCTCAGCAGCCGCCTCATCGACACCGCGTCCCGTCCGCACCTCCCCTTGCTCCACCTCCCAGCCGCCGCGCTCCCAGACCCGCTACGCCTCGCCCCCTGCCTCCGCGCGCTGGCGTCTCGCCTCGATCCGCTCCCGCTCGCGCTCTCCTCGCTTGCGTCGCCCCCATCGTCCCTTGACGCCGGGGTGCTCTTCCTCTCGCCCACGCCCTCGGCCGCGCTGCTCGGCCTCCACGCGCAGCTCTGCGAACTGCTCCGCAAGGATGCGGGCCTCGAGGTGCCCGACGGGTTCCGCCCCGATAACTGGGTCCCGCGGTGCGCCGTCGCCATCGATGTGCCCCGCGGCCGTATGGCCGAGGCCTTCTGCGTGCTCCGCGACCTCAAGCTGCTGCCCGTCTCCGGATACGGGATGGACATCGCGCTGGTCGAGGTCGCGCCGGTGGTCAGGGAGGTCGTGTCATACCCGCtcggtggcagcggcggcgctggagccGACTGA